The Pantanalinema sp. genome segment GGGGGAAAGCCTTCCCCGCCGCGAGCCCCTGCTCAGGAGGAGGAGAGATGACCGAGAAGAAACGTCCGGCCACCGCCAAGCAACCCACCGAGAAGGCGGCGATGACCGTCCGCGAGGCCGGCCGCAAGGGCGGCCAGAAGACCGCCGAGAGCCACGGCCACGAGTTCTACGCCGAGATCGGCCAGAAGGGGGGCCAGAAGACCGCCGAGACCCACGGCCCCGAGTTCTACGCCGAGATCGGCCACAAGGGCGGCCAGA includes the following:
- a CDS encoding KGG domain-containing protein — protein: MTEKKRPATAKQPTEKAAMTVREAGRKGGQKTAESHGHEFYAEIGQKGGQKTAETHGPEFYAEIGHKGGQ